Below is a genomic region from Pseudanabaena yagii GIHE-NHR1.
TTGCATCGCAGTGGCGAGAAGTATTGGCTACTCCGAGCGAATATGTGGGATCTCAAAATGGGAATCTTGTATTTGAGCGCAAAGGGAATGATGGTAAATATAGGGCAACGTGGGAGCAGTCTACAGATACGTTGACCTTAGATACAAAAGCCTTGAAGCAAGGAAATATCGAATATGTACCATTGCTGGTGCAAAAAGGTTTAGAAATTGCTCAGAGTCAGGTGACGGTGAAAGATGCTCAGAATGTTGATCGCGCTCTTAAAGTTATTGCTGAAAATCAAATGAGGAGACAGGAGCAAAGGTAGTGAGGGGTCTAACTAACCTTTAATGTAGATCAATTGGAGGCTTTAAAATTTACGCACATCCGTAAATTTTACTGTGCTGAGGATTCTGTGACGAAGCGATCACCTAATAATCCTCACCACAATTTCTGGTTTGAGAAATCGAGGTTGCTGTTAAGTGCTGCCCGAATCGGCGGTAGCCAACTCATGGCATCTTTGGTATGTGAATGCTCGATACCGAGAGTTTGCTCGTAAATATGAATGGCACTCTGGATCGAAGTCATTGCTTCGGAATATCTTTGCATCTTGTGATAAAGCACCGCTAGATTAAACAAACTTTGAGCGACATTAGGATGGTTTTCCCCTAAAAGTTCTTGCCTCATGGATAGGGCTTGTTTCAACAGTGGGTTTGCTTCCTCATATCTTCCTTGCGAAGAGTACAACAATGCAAGATTGTTCATACTGTTCGCAACATTAGGATGGCGCTCTCCTAAAAGTTCTTGCCTCATGGATAGGGCTTGTTTCAACAGTGGTTCTGCTTCCTCATATCTTCCTTGCGAACGATACAATTCTGCAAGGTTGTTGATACTGGTCGCGACATTAGGATGGCGTTCTCCTAAAAGTTCTTGCCTCATGGATAGGGCTTGTTTCAACAGTGGTTCTGCTTCCTCATATCTTCTTTGCGAAGAGTACAGCATTGCGAGGTTGTTCATACTGGTCGCGACAGAGGGATGGTACTCTCCTAAAAGTTCTTGCATCAATGATAGGGCTTGTTTCAATAGTGGTTCTGCTTCCTCATATCTTCCTTGAGAAGAATACAGCATTGCGAGGTTGTTGATATTAGTCGCGACATCGGGATGGCGCTCTCCTAATAGTTCTTGCATCAATGATAGAGCTTGTTTATATAGTGGTTCCGCTTCTGCATATCTTCCTTGCCAATCGTACAGCATTGCAAGGTTATTCATACCGTTCGCGACATCGGGATGGCGTTCTCCTAATAGGTCTTGCATCAGTGATAGGGCTTGTTTATACAGTAGTTCTGCTTCCTCATATCTTCCTTGCGAAGAATACAGCAATGCAAGGTTGTTCATACTATTCGCGACATCGGGATGGCGCTTTCCTAATAGCTCTTGCATCAGTGATAGAGCTTGTTTCAACAGTGGTTCTGCTTCCTCATATCTTCCTTGTGAAGAGTACAGCAATGCGAGGTTGTTAATGCTTCCAGCGATATCAGAATGGTTCTCTCCTAAAAGTTCTTGCGTAGCTTTCAAACACCTTTGATAGGGATCTTCCGCCAGTACGTAGAATCCTTGCCCTGCATAAAACCTTGCAGTTCCTGTAAATGCCCAATACAAGTCTTCTTCAAGACTTGGAATATCGCCTAGCATTTCACGACTCAGTATATCTAAATGGGGAATAGCAGGAGATACTCTTGCTATCAGATCTCGCGTTGGTGATTGGGGTATCTCTTTAGCTATAGTAAGCAAACTGGTTACAAATGCTTGCCGAAACTGATGATTTTCTTCAGCATTTAATAACTTGGCACGAAAGAACTCGCGGACTAACGTATGAATTTTATAAAATTCGCATTCTTCATCAATTGGCTGAATTAAATGCAAACTATCTAACTGCCCTCTCGCCTCATTGAGTTCTACTTCCGTAATTTTGGCACTTGCTCCAATCTCAGCTACCAACTCCCACAAAATCTCAACAGGAGCAAACAGTCCTAACAACATCGCCACTCTCTGAGAGCCAGCACTGATATCATCCCAACTCAGTTGAATTGCTGCTTCCACACCACGATGAGCATAAAACCTATACTTGCGTTCCCGTGCAATTGATTCATCGGCAAGATTTAACCTTTCCTGTAACTTGGCAAAAGTCAGAAAGCGATTTTTACTCAGATATTCACCGATTAACTCTAGACCCAAGGGCAAATAACCCAGAGTATTGCAAATCTCCTTGACGGTGACAAGTTCTTTATCTACCTTTGCCGCGCCAACTATTTTTCTTAACAGTTCCAGCGCTTTCTCCTCTGACAGCACATCCAGAGGCACAGACTCAAAACCCACATTCAATTCCCGTTCTCTTGTCGTTACCAATACCCGCACACGCGGATCGATCGGCATCGCCAGATCAGGAATGCTCTCCGCCTTCGGTACATCATCAAGAATTACCAATAACTTGCCAGTCTCAGGCAACCAGTTTTGCCAATACCATGCTGCTTGTTCATCTAGGCTAGCCGACTTCATCGATTCGGGTAAGTCAAGATAAGGACTAGCCATCGTCACCACTGCCATAGCCAATCCTATCTCACGCAATGACAACCAATACCGCGCCACATATTCCTGTTGATAGCGAGTCGCATATTGCAGCGCAAGTTCCGTCTTACCGACACCGCCCATCCCCTCCACCGCACAGACGATGACACCCTGTCCCGCTTGCAACTTTGAATGAATCTCTGCAAGTTCTTCCTCTCGCCCCACAAAGTTTTTGGAACCCTGCCTCACGTTGCTAGGAATCTGCTTTTGCAGTGACTTTAGTAAGGCTCCTAAAGCCTCCTGTAAAACCTCTTGTAACGTTTCCCGATTCACATCATTTAGGTGAATGCCAATATTGGCAATACCACCCGTAACCAAGGTTTGAAATCCTTTAGCATTGCCTTCATTGATTTGAATCAATTGGCGATCGCCTTGAATTGCCTCACCCAAATGTGAATTAGCATCAATGCCCTGCTTCACCAGTCCCACTAACCGTGCCACATCCGCATGAGGATTATCTTGCAGGATTTCCGCCGTTAGCTGACATAGTTGCGTAATTAAATCTGACATGAGCGATCGCCGTTAACTGTATTTCACAACTAAAATCTTTCTCAAGGATAAGCGATTACTCGTTTCTACGGATTAATCTTAATAAAAAGCGAGAGATGCGATCGCGATATTGGGAGAGCGTTTTCCTATAGTTGCTGTTGTTAAGTGCTACCCAAATCGATGGTAGCCAACTCATGGCGGCTTTGGTATGTGGATGCTCGATACCGAGGGTTTGCTCGTAAATCTGAATGGCACTCTGGATCTCAGTCATCGCTTCGGAATGTCTTTGCATCTTGTGATGAAGTATCGCTAGATTAAACAAACTTCCAGCGACAGAGGGATGGCGATCGCCTAACAGTTCTTGCTTCAGTGATAGGGCTTGTTTATACAGTGGTTCTGCTTCCTCATATCTTCCTTGCGAATCGTACAGCCCTGCGAGGTTGTTGAGACTGGTCGCGACATCGGGATGGCGATCGCCTAACAGTTCTTTAATCATTGTAAGGGCTAGTTTATACAGTGGTTCTGCTTCTTTATATCTCCTTTGCAAAGAGTACAGCATTGCGAGGTTGTTGATACCGGCGGCGACATCGGGATGGCGCTTTCCTAACAGTTCATGCTTCAGTACAATGGCTTGTTTATACAGTGGTTCTGCTTCTTTATATCTCCCTTGCGAACGATACAGCATTGCGAGGTTGTGGATACCGGTGGCGACATCGGGATGGCGCTCTCCTAACAGTTCTTGGCTCAGTGCAAGGGCTTGTTTAAACAGTGGTTCTGCTTCTTTATATCTCCCTTGCGAACGATACAGCATTGCGAGGTTGCCGAGACTGGCGGCGACAGAGGGATGGCGCTCTCCTAACAGTTCTTGGCTTAGTGCAATGGCTTGTTTAAACAGTGGTTCTGCTTCTTTATATCTCCCTTGCATACGATACAGAACTGCGAGGTTGTGGATACTGGTGGCGACATAGGGATGGCGCTCCCCTAAAAGTTCTTGCGTAACTTTCAAACATCTTTGACTGGGATCTTCGGCAAGTGCGTAGAATCCTTGTCCTTCATAAAACCTCGCAATTCCTACAAATGGCAAATACAAATCTTCTTCAAGATTGGGAATATCACCCAGCATTTCGCGACTCAGCATATCCAAATGGAGAATAGCTGGAGCTACCCTTGCAATCAGATCTCGCGTTGGCGATGAGGGTATCTGTTTAGCTAGGGCAAGCAAACTATTTACAAATGCTTCACGAAACAACCGATTTGTTTCGGGTTCTTGAGCGAGTTTCCATTGCAAGAACTGTCTTGTCAGAGAATGTATTGCAAACCGAGTGCGTTCATCATCGATCGCCTTGATTAAGTAGAAATTATTGAGTTGTTTTCTCCCTTCTTGCAGATCCTTTGCGTCAAAATTCAGTTGCGGCGCAACCTCTTCCACCAAACTCCATGCAATATCCGCAGGTGCAAACAGTCCTAACATCATCGCAACTTTACTAGCATTGCTACTTAGCTCTTTCCAACTCAGTTCAAATGCTGCAATAACACCTCGCGGTGCATTGATTCCAGTATCTTCTTGTATATCCATTGATTCATCAGCAATGGTCAATTGTTGTCGATAGTCGCTCAGCCGCAAATCTTCGTCTAGCTGTAAATATCTACCTGTCAACTCTACGCCCAAAGGCAAATAGCCTAAATATTCGCAAATTTCTTTTGCCGCAGTAAGTTCCTTCTCAACCCGTGGCTTACCCAACATTTTTCCTAGCAATTCCAAAGCCTCTGACTCGGAAATTACACCCAGCGTTATTTCGGAAAATTGCGGACTGAGCTTACGCTTGCGCGTCGTCACCAATATCTGAAACCGCTCCGATAATGGTCTTGCTTGCTTGGGAATACTTTTTAGATCGGTGACATCATCGAGAATGACTAGTACTTTTCCCTCTTGCGGTAGCCAATTTTGCCAATACCATGCCGCTTGTTCATCTAGGCTAGCCGCCTGCATTGATTCGGGTAAGGCAAGATATGGACTAGCCATAGTCAACACTGCCTGAGCCAATCCCATCTCTCGCAAGGACAACCAATACCGCGCCACATATTCCTGTTGATAGCGAGTCGCATATTGCAGAGCAAGTTCGCTCTTACCGACACCGCCCATCCCCTCCACCGCACAGACGATTACACCCTGACCCGCTTGCAGTTTTGTATGAATTTCTGCAAGTTCTTCCTCTCGCCCGACAAAGTTGGGCGAACCATTTCGCACGTTAATAGGAATCTGCTTTTGCAGTGACTTTAGTAAGTCCCCTAATGCCTCCTGCAAAACCTCTTGTAACGTTTCTTGATTCACATCATTTAGGTGAATGCCAATATTGGCAATACCACCCGTAACCAAGGTTTGAAATCCTTTAGCATTGCCTTCATTGATTTGAATCAATTGGCGATCGCCTTGAATTGCCTCACCTAACCGTGAATTAGCATCAATACCCTGCTTTACAAGTACCACCAACCGAGCCACATCCGCATGAGGATTATCTTGCAGGA
It encodes:
- a CDS encoding tetratricopeptide repeat protein, translated to MSDLITQLCQLTAEILQDNPHADVARLVGLVKQGIDANSHLGEAIQGDRQLIQINEGNAKGFQTLVTGGIANIGIHLNDVNRETLQEVLQEALGALLKSLQKQIPSNVRQGSKNFVGREEELAEIHSKLQAGQGVIVCAVEGMGGVGKTELALQYATRYQQEYVARYWLSLREIGLAMAVVTMASPYLDLPESMKSASLDEQAAWYWQNWLPETGKLLVILDDVPKAESIPDLAMPIDPRVRVLVTTRERELNVGFESVPLDVLSEEKALELLRKIVGAAKVDKELVTVKEICNTLGYLPLGLELIGEYLSKNRFLTFAKLQERLNLADESIARERKYRFYAHRGVEAAIQLSWDDISAGSQRVAMLLGLFAPVEILWELVAEIGASAKITEVELNEARGQLDSLHLIQPIDEECEFYKIHTLVREFFRAKLLNAEENHQFRQAFVTSLLTIAKEIPQSPTRDLIARVSPAIPHLDILSREMLGDIPSLEEDLYWAFTGTARFYAGQGFYVLAEDPYQRCLKATQELLGENHSDIAGSINNLALLYSSQGRYEEAEPLLKQALSLMQELLGKRHPDVANSMNNLALLYSSQGRYEEAELLYKQALSLMQDLLGERHPDVANGMNNLAMLYDWQGRYAEAEPLYKQALSLMQELLGERHPDVATNINNLAMLYSSQGRYEEAEPLLKQALSLMQELLGEYHPSVATSMNNLAMLYSSQRRYEEAEPLLKQALSMRQELLGERHPNVATSINNLAELYRSQGRYEEAEPLLKQALSMRQELLGERHPNVANSMNNLALLYSSQGRYEEANPLLKQALSMRQELLGENHPNVAQSLFNLAVLYHKMQRYSEAMTSIQSAIHIYEQTLGIEHSHTKDAMSWLPPIRAALNSNLDFSNQKLW
- a CDS encoding tetratricopeptide repeat protein → MSDLIMQLCQLTAEILQDNPHADVARLVVLVKQGIDANSRLGEAIQGDRQLIQINEGNAKGFQTLVTGGIANIGIHLNDVNQETLQEVLQEALGDLLKSLQKQIPINVRNGSPNFVGREEELAEIHTKLQAGQGVIVCAVEGMGGVGKSELALQYATRYQQEYVARYWLSLREMGLAQAVLTMASPYLALPESMQAASLDEQAAWYWQNWLPQEGKVLVILDDVTDLKSIPKQARPLSERFQILVTTRKRKLSPQFSEITLGVISESEALELLGKMLGKPRVEKELTAAKEICEYLGYLPLGVELTGRYLQLDEDLRLSDYRQQLTIADESMDIQEDTGINAPRGVIAAFELSWKELSSNASKVAMMLGLFAPADIAWSLVEEVAPQLNFDAKDLQEGRKQLNNFYLIKAIDDERTRFAIHSLTRQFLQWKLAQEPETNRLFREAFVNSLLALAKQIPSSPTRDLIARVAPAILHLDMLSREMLGDIPNLEEDLYLPFVGIARFYEGQGFYALAEDPSQRCLKVTQELLGERHPYVATSIHNLAVLYRMQGRYKEAEPLFKQAIALSQELLGERHPSVAASLGNLAMLYRSQGRYKEAEPLFKQALALSQELLGERHPDVATGIHNLAMLYRSQGRYKEAEPLYKQAIVLKHELLGKRHPDVAAGINNLAMLYSLQRRYKEAEPLYKLALTMIKELLGDRHPDVATSLNNLAGLYDSQGRYEEAEPLYKQALSLKQELLGDRHPSVAGSLFNLAILHHKMQRHSEAMTEIQSAIQIYEQTLGIEHPHTKAAMSWLPSIWVALNNSNYRKTLSQYRDRISRFLLRLIRRNE